The following proteins are encoded in a genomic region of Streptococcus constellatus subsp. constellatus:
- the nth gene encoding endonuclease III: MVLSKKRARKVIEEIIALFPDAKPSLNFRNHFELLVAVILSAQTTDAAVNTVTPTLFKAYPTPLEMAAASESEIASYIARLGLYRNKAKFLKKCAQQLLDDFDGQVPHTWEELKSLAGVGRKTANVVMSVGFGIPAFAVDTHVERICKHHDIVKKSATPLDVEQRVMEVLPKSEWLPAHQAMICFGREICHPRNPKCDQYPQLYYFD, encoded by the coding sequence ATGGTTTTATCAAAAAAACGTGCACGAAAGGTGATTGAGGAGATAATTGCCCTATTTCCAGATGCCAAGCCCAGCCTAAATTTTAGAAATCATTTTGAACTGCTGGTAGCGGTCATATTGTCAGCTCAAACAACAGATGCAGCGGTTAATACGGTTACACCAACCCTTTTTAAAGCTTATCCGACTCCATTAGAAATGGCTGCGGCGTCAGAAAGCGAAATTGCTAGCTATATCGCTCGTCTGGGACTGTATCGTAATAAAGCTAAATTTTTGAAAAAGTGTGCTCAGCAATTGCTCGATGACTTTGATGGTCAAGTTCCTCATACATGGGAAGAATTAAAAAGTTTGGCTGGTGTAGGGCGTAAAACAGCGAATGTGGTCATGAGTGTTGGATTTGGTATTCCTGCTTTTGCAGTGGATACCCATGTGGAGCGAATCTGCAAACACCATGATATTGTCAAAAAGTCAGCTACCCCGCTAGACGTTGAACAACGAGTGATGGAAGTTTTACCAAAAAGTGAATGGTTGCCTGCGCATCAGGCTATGATTTGCTTTGGACGCGAAATTTGCCATCCTAGAAATCCTAAATGCGATCAATATCCGCAGTTGTACTATTTTGATTGA
- the yabA gene encoding DNA replication initiation control protein YabA, which translates to MNKKELFDALDEFSQNLLVTLAEVEAIKKNLKGVVEENVALRLENDKLRERLGQVEHTTTPKTKRNRDNLRKLYEDGFHVCTDFYGQRRENDAECMFCDELLFRE; encoded by the coding sequence ATGAATAAAAAAGAATTATTTGATGCGCTGGATGAATTTTCTCAAAATCTGCTTGTGACTTTGGCAGAAGTAGAGGCAATTAAGAAAAATCTGAAAGGCGTAGTAGAAGAAAACGTAGCGCTTCGTTTGGAAAATGATAAATTACGAGAGCGGTTGGGCCAAGTGGAGCATACAACAACACCAAAAACAAAAAGAAATCGCGATAATCTGCGCAAGTTGTATGAAGATGGTTTTCATGTCTGTACGGATTTTTATGGTCAACGCCGTGAAAATGATGCAGAATGCATGTTTTGTGACGAGTTGCTGTTTAGGGAGTAA
- a CDS encoding CBS domain-containing protein encodes MAVKDFMTRKVVYISPDTTVAHAADIMREQGLHRLPVIENDQLVGLVTEGTIAEASPSKATSLSIYEMNYLLNKTKIKDVMIRDVVTVSQFASLEDATYLMLKNKIGILPVVDNQQVYGVITDRDVFRAFLEIAGYGEEGIRVRFITEDEVGVLEKIVHLIVEENLNISNAVNIPRKDGKVVIEVQIDGDIDLLALKAKFEDKDIQVEDITRTSAKAL; translated from the coding sequence ATGGCAGTTAAAGATTTTATGACACGAAAAGTGGTGTACATTAGTCCAGACACGACGGTAGCACATGCTGCTGATATTATGCGTGAGCAGGGATTGCATCGACTTCCTGTGATTGAAAATGACCAATTGGTCGGTTTGGTGACTGAAGGAACGATTGCAGAAGCAAGTCCTTCAAAAGCAACAAGTTTGTCTATTTATGAGATGAATTATTTGTTAAACAAGACCAAAATCAAAGATGTCATGATTCGTGATGTGGTGACAGTGTCGCAATTCGCTAGCTTGGAAGATGCAACTTATTTAATGTTAAAAAACAAGATTGGAATTTTACCAGTTGTGGATAACCAACAAGTTTATGGTGTCATTACAGATCGTGATGTTTTTAGAGCCTTTCTGGAAATTGCTGGCTATGGAGAAGAAGGCATTCGTGTCCGCTTCATTACAGAAGATGAAGTCGGTGTGTTGGAAAAAATTGTGCATTTAATTGTTGAAGAAAATCTTAATATCTCTAATGCTGTCAATATTCCACGAAAAGATGGGAAAGTTGTTATTGAAGTGCAAATCGATGGTGATATTGATTTGCTAGCTTTGAAAGCAAAATTTGAAGATAAAGACATTCAGGTTGAGGATATAACCCGTACTTCAGCAAAAGCTTTATAA
- the rsmI gene encoding 16S rRNA (cytidine(1402)-2'-O)-methyltransferase, with protein sequence MQIQKSFKDQSPYGKLYLVATPIGNMDDMSIRMVNTLKEVNFIAAEDTRNTGLLLRHFDIATKQISFHEHNAKEKIPDLIRLLKSGQDIAQVSDAGLPSISDPGHDLVKAAIAEGIAVVTVPGPSAGISALIASGLAPQPHVFYGFLPRKAGQQKEFFESKKSYPETQIFYESPHRVKATLENMLSIYGDRSVVLVRELTKIYEEYQRGWISEVINSVSGNPLKGECLLIVEGFKEEEVEQSEADLLVEIEQLVAAGTKKNQAIKQVAKKYGLNKSSLYARYHEQAK encoded by the coding sequence ATGCAGATTCAAAAAAGTTTTAAAGATCAGTCGCCTTATGGGAAGCTTTATCTAGTGGCTACTCCGATTGGGAACATGGATGATATGAGTATCCGTATGGTGAATACTCTGAAAGAAGTCAATTTCATTGCAGCAGAAGATACTAGAAACACTGGTCTTTTGCTTAGACATTTTGACATTGCGACGAAGCAGATTAGCTTTCACGAGCATAATGCCAAAGAAAAAATTCCTGATTTGATTCGTTTGCTGAAAAGCGGGCAGGATATTGCTCAGGTTTCGGATGCCGGCTTACCTAGTATTTCTGATCCAGGGCATGATTTAGTCAAGGCTGCTATTGCTGAGGGAATCGCAGTAGTAACTGTGCCTGGACCGAGTGCGGGAATTTCAGCATTGATAGCAAGCGGTCTAGCTCCGCAACCTCATGTTTTTTATGGATTTTTGCCACGCAAGGCTGGACAACAGAAAGAATTTTTTGAAAGTAAGAAATCTTATCCTGAAACTCAGATTTTTTATGAATCTCCTCATCGGGTCAAAGCTACTTTAGAAAATATGCTCAGTATCTATGGGGATCGTTCTGTAGTACTAGTACGGGAATTAACTAAGATTTATGAGGAATACCAGCGTGGATGGATTTCCGAAGTGATAAATTCTGTTTCGGGAAATCCACTCAAAGGAGAATGCTTGTTAATCGTAGAAGGTTTTAAGGAAGAAGAGGTTGAACAGTCAGAAGCGGATTTGTTGGTAGAGATTGAACAGTTAGTAGCAGCGGGGACAAAGAAAAATCAGGCTATCAAACAAGTGGCAAAAAAATACGGTTTGAATAAAAGTTCGCTTTATGCACGGTATCATGAACAAGCGAAATAG
- a CDS encoding methylated-DNA--[protein]-cysteine S-methyltransferase, translated as MIFYKQMYLSPLGEMSLVANESGLVGVWFLQQKYFEHGLEEGNLLLEKNDVLKETELLLEHYFSGDCPDFSSLPLASVGTNFQQQVWAYLQTIPYGETVTYGQIAKKLGNRSAQAVGGAVGRNPFSIIVPCHRVLGSQGQLTGYAGGLDKKRWLLEHEGVELNEKALDK; from the coding sequence ATGATTTTTTACAAACAAATGTATCTCTCTCCTTTAGGAGAAATGTCTCTTGTTGCTAATGAATCAGGTCTTGTTGGAGTTTGGTTTTTACAGCAGAAATATTTTGAACATGGTTTAGAAGAAGGAAACCTGCTTCTGGAAAAAAATGATGTTTTGAAAGAAACGGAACTTTTGCTAGAACACTATTTTAGCGGAGATTGTCCAGATTTTTCGAGTCTTCCTTTAGCTTCTGTTGGGACAAATTTTCAACAACAAGTTTGGGCTTATCTGCAAACTATTCCTTACGGAGAAACAGTTACTTATGGTCAGATAGCAAAGAAGTTAGGTAATCGTTCTGCGCAGGCTGTTGGCGGTGCTGTAGGTAGAAATCCTTTTTCTATCATCGTTCCTTGTCATCGGGTGCTAGGCAGTCAAGGACAACTAACTGGCTATGCTGGGGGGCTGGACAAGAAACGGTGGCTTTTGGAGCATGAGGGCGTTGAGCTTAACGAGAAAGCTTTAGATAAATGA
- a CDS encoding arsenate reductase family protein gives MLRFIEYPKCSTCRKAKTELNQLGLDFEAVDIVKETPSKEEILTWIENSDLSLKSFFNTSGLKYRELGLKDKLSGLSIEEAADLLAADGMLIKRPILEKDGKILQIGYRTEYATLDL, from the coding sequence ATGTTACGATTTATTGAATATCCAAAATGTTCGACCTGTCGCAAAGCTAAAACTGAATTAAACCAATTGGGTTTGGACTTTGAAGCAGTAGATATTGTCAAAGAAACACCGAGTAAAGAGGAGATTCTAACTTGGATTGAAAATTCTGATTTGAGCCTTAAATCTTTCTTCAATACTAGCGGACTCAAATACCGTGAGTTAGGTTTGAAAGACAAACTATCAGGATTGTCAATTGAGGAAGCCGCAGATCTTCTAGCAGCAGACGGCATGCTCATCAAGCGTCCGATCTTAGAAAAAGATGGGAAAATCCTGCAAATAGGCTACCGTACAGAGTATGCGACATTAGATTTATAG
- a CDS encoding exodeoxyribonuclease III — protein MKLISWNIDSLNAALTSDSARAQLSQAVLQTLVGLDADIIAIQETKLSANGPTKKHLKVLDELFPHYETTWRSSIEPARKGYAGTMFLYKENLSPKITFPEIGAPSTMDSEGRIITLEFDNFFVTQVYTPNAGDGLKRLVERQVWDKKYADYLTALDIEKPVLATGDYNVAHNEIDLAHPSSNRRSPGFTDEERSGFTNLLNRGFTDTFRYIHGDIPNVYSWWAQRSKTSKINNSGWRIDYWLTSNRIADKVTKSEMIDSGTRQDHTPIVLEIEL, from the coding sequence ATGAAACTCATTTCTTGGAATATTGACTCTCTCAACGCAGCTTTGACCAGCGATTCTGCACGCGCGCAATTGTCACAGGCTGTTTTACAGACTTTAGTAGGATTAGACGCTGATATTATCGCCATTCAGGAAACTAAATTATCTGCTAACGGACCAACTAAAAAACATCTAAAAGTTTTGGATGAATTATTCCCACATTATGAAACTACATGGCGCTCTTCTATAGAACCTGCACGTAAAGGTTATGCTGGAACTATGTTTTTATACAAAGAGAATCTATCTCCAAAAATAACCTTCCCAGAAATCGGTGCACCTTCTACTATGGATTCCGAGGGGCGCATCATTACGTTGGAATTTGACAATTTTTTCGTTACACAAGTTTATACGCCAAATGCCGGTGATGGACTTAAACGCCTAGTAGAACGCCAAGTGTGGGACAAAAAATATGCTGACTATCTAACAGCTTTAGACATAGAAAAACCTGTCCTTGCGACAGGGGACTACAATGTAGCCCACAATGAGATTGACCTCGCTCATCCTTCTAGCAACCGTCGCTCACCTGGATTTACAGATGAAGAACGATCCGGATTTACCAATCTGTTAAATCGTGGTTTTACTGATACTTTCCGTTACATTCACGGCGATATTCCAAATGTTTATAGCTGGTGGGCACAACGCAGCAAGACCAGCAAAATCAATAACAGTGGCTGGAGAATTGATTACTGGCTGACCAGCAATCGAATTGCAGATAAAGTAACCAAGTCAGAAATGATTGACTCAGGTACAAGGCAAGACCACACACCAATTGTATTGGAAATTGAGTTATAA
- the tmk gene encoding dTMP kinase, with protein sequence MSKGMFISLEGPDGAGKSSVLEALIPILETKGQAFITTREPGGVAVAEKIRDIILDPKHTEIDEKTELLLYIASRRQHLVERIVPALNRGELVLVDRFIDSSVAYQGFGRGLKVADIDWLNNFATDGLKPDLTLYFDIEAEEGLARIAKSKDRRADRLDQESVEWHKRVREGYLSILEKEPNRMKRIDASQPLEKVISDTVAVLAEHVESLK encoded by the coding sequence ATGTCAAAAGGAATGTTCATCTCTTTAGAGGGACCAGATGGTGCAGGGAAATCAAGTGTTTTAGAAGCTTTGATTCCTATTTTAGAAACAAAAGGGCAGGCGTTTATCACAACGCGAGAACCTGGTGGAGTAGCGGTTGCTGAAAAAATCCGTGATATTATTTTAGATCCTAAGCATACAGAAATCGATGAAAAAACAGAATTGCTACTTTATATTGCTAGCCGCAGGCAGCATTTGGTAGAGCGCATCGTACCAGCCTTGAACCGCGGTGAGCTTGTGTTAGTAGATCGTTTTATTGATAGTTCTGTTGCTTATCAAGGATTTGGTCGCGGGCTTAAGGTAGCAGACATTGACTGGCTAAATAATTTTGCGACAGACGGTTTGAAGCCAGATTTGACTCTTTATTTTGATATTGAAGCAGAAGAAGGCTTAGCCCGCATCGCTAAGAGTAAGGATAGGAGAGCAGATCGTTTAGATCAAGAAAGTGTGGAATGGCATAAACGAGTCCGTGAAGGATATTTATCTATTCTTGAAAAAGAGCCAAATCGTATGAAAAGGATTGACGCCAGTCAGCCACTTGAAAAAGTAATTTCCGATACGGTAGCAGTGCTAGCAGAGCATGTTGAGAGTCTAAAATGA
- a CDS encoding ABC transporter ATP-binding protein — MSMLKVENLSVHYGMIQAVRDVSFEVNEGEVVSLIGANGAGKTTILRTISGLVRPSSGKIEFLGNEIQKVPAQKIVAAGLSQVPEGRHVFSGLTVMENLEMGAFLKTNRDENQANLKKVFSRFPRLEERKNQDAATLSGGEQQMLAMGRALMSTPKLLLLDEPSMGLAPLFIQEIFDIIQDIQKQGTTVLLIEQNANKALSIADRGYVLETGNIVLSGTGKELLASDEVRKAYLGG, encoded by the coding sequence ATGTCTATGCTAAAAGTTGAGAATCTTTCTGTTCATTATGGCATGATTCAGGCAGTCCGAGATGTCAGTTTTGAAGTCAACGAAGGAGAAGTTGTTTCTCTTATTGGTGCAAATGGTGCTGGAAAAACGACGATTCTTCGGACAATTTCAGGACTGGTTCGCCCAAGTTCAGGAAAAATTGAGTTTTTAGGAAATGAAATTCAGAAAGTTCCTGCTCAGAAAATTGTGGCGGCAGGACTGTCTCAGGTACCGGAAGGACGCCATGTATTCTCAGGTTTGACCGTTATGGAAAATCTGGAAATGGGTGCCTTTCTGAAAACAAATCGTGATGAAAATCAAGCAAATCTAAAGAAAGTTTTTTCACGTTTTCCGCGTTTGGAAGAGCGTAAGAATCAAGATGCTGCAACTCTTTCTGGAGGTGAGCAGCAGATGCTTGCCATGGGACGGGCTCTCATGTCTACTCCTAAACTCTTGCTTTTAGATGAGCCCTCAATGGGATTGGCTCCTCTTTTCATCCAAGAAATTTTTGATATTATTCAAGATATTCAAAAGCAAGGCACAACTGTCTTATTGATTGAGCAAAATGCTAATAAAGCGCTCTCAATTGCTGACCGTGGCTACGTTTTAGAAACAGGAAACATTGTTTTGTCTGGCACAGGAAAAGAATTGCTCGCTTCTGATGAAGTTCGCAAAGCTTATCTTGGTGGGTGA
- a CDS encoding YitT family protein — MSKFKNYLTIILGAGIFAFAINYLIIPNHLYEGGATGVTLITYYLLKIPVSLMNLIINIPLFIIAWKVFGSRLLYSSILGTFAVSGWLTIFEKIPFVINLEGDLVIVALLTGVIAGVGLGIVFNAGGTTGGTDIIARIANKYTNISMGKLMFTVDFCVLIFTVLVFKDVRLVTYTLIFVFIASRVIDLISEGGYAGKGFMVITNHPEELAKKIDEDLGRGVTFINGQGYYSENNLKLIYCVVGRNEMQTMKNVIHSVDPRAFITITDAHEILGEGFTLDANKQPLQR; from the coding sequence ATGTCTAAGTTTAAAAACTATCTGACGATTATTCTAGGAGCTGGAATTTTTGCTTTCGCCATCAATTATCTGATTATTCCAAATCATTTGTATGAAGGGGGCGCGACTGGGGTGACTCTCATCACATACTATTTACTTAAAATTCCCGTTTCACTGATGAATCTCATCATCAACATTCCTCTTTTCATCATTGCCTGGAAAGTCTTTGGCTCACGGCTATTATACTCTAGCATCTTAGGAACCTTTGCAGTCTCTGGTTGGCTGACTATCTTTGAGAAAATTCCTTTCGTGATTAACCTTGAAGGCGATCTCGTAATTGTAGCGCTCCTAACAGGGGTTATTGCTGGCGTTGGATTAGGAATTGTTTTCAATGCTGGTGGCACCACTGGTGGTACGGACATCATTGCTAGAATCGCTAACAAGTATACGAACATCTCCATGGGAAAATTGATGTTTACTGTAGACTTCTGCGTCCTTATTTTCACTGTACTTGTTTTTAAAGATGTTCGCCTAGTGACTTATACCTTGATTTTTGTCTTTATCGCTTCACGAGTGATTGACTTGATTAGTGAAGGCGGTTATGCTGGTAAAGGATTTATGGTGATCACAAATCATCCAGAAGAGTTAGCAAAGAAAATCGATGAAGATCTCGGCCGCGGAGTTACTTTCATCAATGGACAAGGTTACTATAGTGAAAACAACTTAAAACTCATTTACTGTGTCGTTGGACGGAACGAAATGCAAACGATGAAAAATGTGATTCATAGTGTTGATCCACGTGCCTTTATTACGATTACAGATGCTCATGAAATCCTGGGTGAAGGCTTTACTCTAGATGCTAATAAACAACCACTTCAAAGATAA
- a CDS encoding methyltransferase family protein — protein sequence MKTHLISQVILKYLSGLMFLILLIFIPAGSLDFWKGWLLLGLVFLPMLLIGSLLFLYKPDLLRKRLEMKEKEKEQKQIIFLSALLFLATFILAGLDYRFSWFQVSSRITWCASFIFLASYLLYAEVLRENNHLFRIIDVQDQQNVISTGLYGIVRHPMYLATLGLFLSIPLILGSLLAFLVMLLYLPIINQRIKGEEAFLEKNLEGYQEYKNQVTTKIIPFLW from the coding sequence ATGAAAACACATCTTATTAGCCAAGTTATTCTAAAATACCTGTCTGGTCTTATGTTTTTGATTTTGCTCATTTTTATACCAGCAGGAAGTTTAGACTTTTGGAAGGGCTGGCTTCTCTTGGGATTGGTCTTTCTACCAATGCTCTTGATTGGAAGCCTTCTGTTCCTTTATAAACCTGACCTCCTCAGAAAAAGACTGGAAATGAAAGAGAAAGAAAAGGAACAAAAGCAGATCATTTTTTTGAGTGCTTTACTCTTTCTTGCTACCTTTATCTTAGCTGGTTTAGACTATCGTTTCTCTTGGTTTCAAGTTTCCAGCCGAATCACATGGTGTGCAAGTTTCATTTTTCTAGCATCCTATCTCCTCTATGCTGAAGTTCTGCGAGAAAATAACCATTTATTTAGAATTATTGATGTTCAAGACCAGCAAAACGTCATTTCAACTGGGCTTTACGGAATCGTCAGACATCCTATGTATCTAGCAACCCTTGGCCTGTTTCTGAGCATTCCGCTCATTTTAGGTTCACTTTTAGCTTTCCTTGTCATGCTTCTTTATCTTCCTATTATCAACCAGCGCATAAAAGGAGAAGAGGCTTTCTTAGAAAAGAATCTAGAAGGCTATCAAGAATACAAAAATCAAGTCACTACAAAAATCATTCCATTCCTATGGTAA
- a CDS encoding ABC transporter ATP-binding protein, giving the protein MALLDVKNLTKNFGGLTAVGDVTLELNDGELVGLIGPNGAGKTTLFNLLTGVYEPSEGSVTLDGHLINGKAPYKIASLGLSRTFQNIRLFKDLTVLDNVLIAFGNHHKAHVFASFFRLSTFYKNEAALREKALKLLKIFDLDGEAETLAKNLAYGQQRRLEIVRALATEPKILFLDEPAAGMNPQETAELTELIRRIKNEFQITIMLIEHDMSLVMEVTERIYVLEYGRLIAHGTPDEIKNDKRVIEAYLGGGA; this is encoded by the coding sequence ATGGCGCTTCTTGATGTAAAAAATCTAACAAAAAATTTCGGCGGGCTGACCGCTGTTGGTGATGTAACCTTGGAGCTGAATGATGGGGAATTAGTTGGTCTCATTGGTCCAAACGGTGCAGGGAAAACAACGTTGTTCAACTTGTTAACGGGTGTTTATGAACCAAGTGAGGGAAGTGTGACTTTGGATGGCCATTTGATCAATGGTAAAGCTCCTTATAAGATTGCTTCGTTAGGGCTTAGTCGCACATTCCAAAATATTCGATTATTTAAGGATTTGACAGTGCTAGATAATGTCCTGATTGCTTTTGGAAATCATCATAAAGCACATGTCTTTGCTAGCTTCTTTCGTTTGTCAACTTTCTATAAAAATGAGGCAGCATTGCGTGAGAAAGCTCTCAAATTACTGAAAATTTTTGACTTAGACGGAGAAGCAGAGACTCTTGCTAAAAATTTAGCTTACGGACAGCAGCGGCGGTTGGAAATTGTGCGTGCTCTAGCAACAGAACCCAAAATTCTCTTTTTAGATGAGCCTGCTGCGGGAATGAATCCGCAGGAAACAGCAGAATTGACAGAGTTAATCCGTCGTATTAAAAATGAATTTCAAATCACAATTATGTTGATTGAGCACGATATGAGCCTCGTCATGGAAGTAACCGAGCGAATCTATGTATTAGAATATGGTCGGTTGATTGCACATGGGACTCCTGATGAGATTAAAAATGATAAACGTGTTATCGAAGCTTATCTGGGAGGTGGAGCCTAA
- a CDS encoding DNA polymerase III subunit delta' codes for MKIEELAQLQPVLFERFEEILRQDRLNHAYLFTGAFGSFEMAQCLAQSLFCTNKNGVLPCGECRNCCLIEAEDFSDVTVVRPINNIIKTERVRELVRNFSQSGFESNKQVFIICDAEKMHVNAANSLLKVIEEPQSEVYIFLLTADENLILPTIKSRAQRFYFPKNSPYLLEKLEQAGVMKTQAELLTVYSQTEEEAMRLAASSSFFELVNECECFVSFCLNQKAIAYLQVAKLAGLADDKEKQGQALKVLEILFAKEMETECGRYYLDGIFTARKMWQANVSFQNALEYMVLQERI; via the coding sequence ATGAAAATAGAAGAATTAGCTCAGTTACAGCCAGTCTTGTTTGAGCGTTTTGAAGAAATTTTAAGACAGGATCGTCTAAATCATGCTTATCTGTTTACAGGAGCTTTCGGTAGTTTTGAGATGGCTCAATGTTTAGCACAGAGTTTATTTTGTACCAATAAAAATGGTGTCTTACCCTGTGGTGAATGTCGAAATTGCTGCTTGATTGAGGCAGAGGATTTTTCAGATGTGACGGTTGTTCGACCAATCAATAATATTATAAAGACAGAGCGAGTCAGAGAATTGGTACGCAATTTTTCGCAGTCTGGATTTGAGAGCAACAAGCAAGTTTTTATCATTTGTGACGCAGAAAAAATGCATGTCAATGCGGCTAATTCACTGCTGAAAGTGATTGAAGAGCCGCAAAGTGAAGTGTATATTTTTTTACTGACGGCAGATGAAAACCTTATTTTGCCGACCATTAAAAGTCGAGCGCAGCGATTTTATTTTCCGAAAAATAGTCCTTATTTACTAGAGAAATTAGAACAAGCTGGAGTGATGAAGACGCAAGCAGAATTGTTGACGGTTTACAGTCAGACGGAAGAAGAAGCTATGCGTTTGGCAGCTAGTTCATCATTTTTTGAACTAGTTAATGAATGTGAATGTTTTGTATCTTTTTGCTTGAATCAAAAAGCAATCGCCTATTTGCAGGTTGCGAAGTTAGCTGGTCTGGCTGATGATAAGGAAAAGCAAGGACAGGCTTTGAAGGTGCTGGAAATTTTATTTGCTAAAGAGATGGAAACAGAGTGTGGACGCTATTATTTAGACGGTATATTTACAGCGAGGAAAATGTGGCAAGCAAATGTTAGTTTTCAAAATGCACTCGAATATATGGTGTTACAAGAAAGAATCTGA